From a region of the Haloferax volcanii DS2 genome:
- a CDS encoding methyl-accepting chemotaxis protein: MRYVPQGDSIPSESWQARHRNILVFLVAHAPLLYFLGNFTGSEPYVTGATLTAAPAEHVLLGVGAVVGLALFAWLPWLPRRIRSGFASIGLLTCSALLVYFSGGYIEAHFHFFVIVAVLAVYEDWLPFVVGILYVAIQHGVFGMDHPEAVYNHPDAIANPMGWGLVHAVFILMLASALVTNWFSVERSREETRQKMQSLEDSEEAKAEVERLNEQLMVQADELAAAMDAVSEGDFTANPPEGSDIEAIEAISDAFTAMKRDLSSTIVDLRAFAATVERTTQSVHDDAETLERTQRQLAADVGAFATDVREQAHDLESTTDELSSLSATIEEIAANADQVSGEASDAAEAAEAGTGTATTAIEAIENVEQSVDELASLVESLDDRMDDVSKSTDLIESIAEQTNTLALNANIEAARASDGSEGFAVVANEVKSLADETQNHSAAIERTITETIEDVARVQTEMKRTKAQLETGRSTTTDAAEAFAAVSDIVESVDMSVDEVATATDDGARTTEEVVDAIIGIADHSRDIAEQSDALASQAESRAATISGVREQLDDLRGQTGSLQARLETFDCEVPADD, encoded by the coding sequence GTGAGATACGTCCCGCAGGGGGACTCGATTCCGAGCGAGTCGTGGCAGGCGCGTCACCGAAACATCCTCGTCTTCCTCGTGGCGCACGCGCCGCTTTTGTACTTTCTCGGGAACTTCACCGGGTCGGAGCCGTACGTCACGGGTGCGACGCTCACCGCCGCGCCCGCCGAACACGTCTTGCTCGGCGTCGGAGCGGTCGTGGGGTTGGCACTGTTCGCGTGGCTCCCGTGGCTCCCGCGCCGGATACGGAGCGGCTTCGCATCAATCGGGTTGCTGACGTGTTCGGCTCTGCTCGTCTACTTCTCGGGCGGCTACATCGAGGCGCACTTCCACTTTTTCGTCATCGTGGCCGTCCTCGCGGTCTATGAGGACTGGCTCCCGTTCGTCGTCGGCATCCTGTACGTCGCCATCCAGCACGGCGTCTTCGGCATGGACCACCCGGAAGCGGTGTACAACCACCCCGACGCCATCGCGAACCCGATGGGCTGGGGGCTCGTCCACGCGGTGTTCATCCTCATGCTCGCGTCGGCGTTAGTCACGAACTGGTTCTCTGTCGAGCGCTCCCGCGAGGAGACCAGACAGAAGATGCAGAGCCTCGAAGACAGCGAGGAGGCGAAAGCCGAAGTCGAGCGCCTGAACGAGCAGTTGATGGTGCAGGCCGACGAACTCGCCGCGGCCATGGACGCCGTCTCGGAGGGGGATTTCACCGCGAACCCGCCCGAAGGGTCGGATATCGAGGCCATCGAAGCCATCAGCGACGCGTTCACGGCGATGAAGCGCGACCTCTCGTCGACTATCGTCGATCTCCGAGCGTTCGCGGCGACCGTCGAGCGAACGACGCAGTCGGTCCACGACGACGCCGAAACGCTCGAACGGACGCAACGACAGCTCGCGGCCGACGTGGGGGCGTTCGCCACGGACGTGCGCGAGCAGGCTCACGACCTCGAATCCACGACGGACGAACTGAGCAGTCTGTCGGCGACAATCGAGGAAATCGCTGCGAACGCCGACCAAGTCTCCGGCGAGGCGAGCGACGCGGCGGAGGCCGCCGAGGCGGGGACGGGGACTGCGACGACGGCCATCGAGGCCATCGAGAACGTCGAACAGAGCGTCGACGAACTCGCGTCGCTGGTCGAGTCGCTCGACGACCGGATGGACGACGTCTCGAAGAGCACCGACCTCATCGAGTCGATCGCCGAACAGACGAACACGCTCGCGCTCAACGCCAACATCGAGGCCGCCCGCGCCTCGGACGGAAGCGAGGGGTTCGCGGTCGTCGCAAACGAGGTGAAGTCCCTCGCCGACGAGACGCAGAACCACTCGGCGGCCATCGAGCGGACGATAACCGAGACAATCGAAGACGTGGCGCGCGTACAGACGGAGATGAAACGGACGAAGGCGCAGCTCGAAACGGGACGGTCGACGACGACCGACGCCGCAGAAGCGTTCGCGGCGGTCTCGGACATCGTCGAAAGCGTCGATATGTCGGTCGACGAGGTCGCCACGGCGACCGACGACGGCGCGCGCACGACCGAGGAAGTGGTCGACGCGATTATCGGCATCGCCGACCACTCGCGGGATATCGCAGAACAGAGCGACGCGCTGGCGAGCCAAGCCGAGTCCAGAGCGGCGACGATTTCGGGGGTTCGGGAACAACTCGACGACCTCAGAGGCCAGACCGGCAGCCTGCAAGCACGGCTCGAAACGTTCGACTGCGAGGTTCCGGCCGACGACTGA
- a CDS encoding DUF7342 family protein: MPDKTRNDPRASMTRGERIRAAARTLRTPRTASWVANETEVSVKTAQKYLDQLVEDNVLRKIEQGDQTLYCVDQLMATYREVAALQREHSREELTSALDSMRSKITDWKQSYDVETPGELRASIADLNDADEVETRREVASEWEHLADRVPVVRAALNEYDWATKRDSISA; encoded by the coding sequence ATGCCCGACAAAACCCGGAACGACCCTCGTGCTTCGATGACCCGAGGTGAGCGAATCCGTGCCGCTGCTCGGACGCTCCGAACGCCTCGAACTGCGTCGTGGGTCGCGAACGAGACAGAAGTCTCCGTCAAGACGGCACAGAAGTACCTCGACCAACTCGTCGAGGACAACGTCCTCCGAAAAATCGAGCAGGGCGACCAGACGCTCTACTGCGTTGACCAACTCATGGCGACCTACCGCGAGGTCGCGGCACTCCAGCGAGAACACAGCCGTGAGGAGTTGACCAGTGCCCTCGACTCGATGCGGAGCAAGATTACGGACTGGAAGCAGTCGTACGATGTCGAGACGCCTGGTGAACTCCGAGCGAGTATCGCCGACCTCAACGACGCCGACGAAGTCGAGACGCGGCGAGAGGTTGCCAGCGAGTGGGAGCACCTCGCCGACCGTGTCCCGGTCGTTCGAGCGGCACTCAACGAGTACGACTGGGCGACCAAACGAGACTCTATCTCCGCGTGA
- a CDS encoding ISH3 family transposase, with amino-acid sequence MSKQPQQADDEIHEDQLLNFLVNSLDEEVALSLAENAELDAEDIYEVLVGACADGTSVSTLCERSKDAPHENSVLYHLRTKFDLETLEQVGNTLLQKDILNVLPQQVEVCADLHLRPYYGDEDDTDGLYHSQAKRGTTAFHAYATLYARVKNKRYTLAVRRLEDGDTASSVLAEFLGILDGLDLGVKAVYLDREFYDSKCLTLLQAHNHAYVMPIVRWGRAIKRELSEGWSRVIQHSLTAKLDGHSWTVEFPVYIDCTYQNGRYDEHGVARHGYAADAPFIDSPRDARYHYAKRFGIEASYRLSEQTIATTSTQNPVVRLLYVVVSLLLQNVWRYLHWEYVATPRRGGRRLWQWPFKEFINMIRRAAWTALATRRAVPANRPPDDRFHR; translated from the coding sequence GTGTCCAAGCAACCACAGCAAGCAGACGATGAAATCCACGAGGACCAGCTCCTTAACTTCCTCGTCAACTCTCTTGACGAGGAAGTTGCTCTCTCACTCGCTGAAAACGCTGAACTCGATGCTGAAGACATCTACGAGGTCCTCGTCGGCGCCTGCGCCGACGGGACCTCGGTCTCAACGCTCTGTGAGAGAAGCAAAGATGCACCACACGAAAATTCGGTTCTCTACCATCTCCGCACCAAATTTGACCTTGAGACGCTCGAACAGGTTGGAAACACGCTCCTCCAGAAGGACATTCTCAACGTCCTTCCCCAGCAGGTGGAGGTCTGCGCAGACCTCCACCTGCGGCCCTACTACGGCGACGAAGACGATACAGACGGCCTGTATCACTCACAAGCGAAGCGTGGAACCACCGCGTTCCACGCGTACGCGACACTGTACGCACGCGTGAAGAACAAACGCTACACGCTGGCGGTGCGCCGTCTCGAAGACGGCGACACCGCCAGCAGTGTCCTCGCAGAGTTCCTCGGTATTCTCGACGGCCTTGACCTCGGTGTCAAGGCCGTCTATCTTGACCGCGAATTCTACGACAGCAAGTGTTTGACGCTGCTTCAGGCGCACAACCACGCCTACGTCATGCCGATCGTCCGCTGGGGACGGGCGATCAAGCGAGAACTCTCGGAAGGGTGGAGTCGCGTGATTCAGCACAGTCTGACAGCGAAACTCGACGGTCACAGCTGGACCGTCGAGTTTCCCGTCTACATCGACTGTACCTACCAGAACGGACGGTACGACGAACATGGCGTGGCGCGTCACGGCTACGCCGCTGACGCGCCGTTCATCGACTCACCACGAGACGCTCGATACCACTACGCGAAACGCTTCGGTATCGAGGCGAGCTACCGACTCTCCGAGCAAACGATTGCGACGACCTCGACACAAAATCCGGTTGTACGGCTGCTGTACGTCGTGGTGAGCTTGCTGTTACAGAACGTGTGGCGGTATCTGCACTGGGAGTACGTGGCGACGCCCCGCCGAGGCGGGCGTCGCCTCTGGCAGTGGCCATTCAAGGAGTTCATCAACATGATCCGACGGGCAGCGTGGACGGCCCTCGCGACGCGTCGGGCCGTCCCCGCGAACCGGCCACCGGACGACCGGTTCCACCGGTAA
- a CDS encoding M20/M25/M40 family metallo-hydrolase has protein sequence MDLRDFVDTLLRFESVARAEAPAQQWVKNRLHDFGFDTHEWTADPARLAEHPSFPDDPDDIDAANRPSVAGVVEFGDPDAGRTLVLNGHVDVVPADRELWTHDPFVPDWDDDAGTVSARGAADMKAGLAACVFAALDLRDAVEAGRLDLDGRVVVESVVDEEEGGIGAAAAALDTPYPFERDAALVAEPTRLKPVVATEGSVMKRFRLTGRTAHAASRWRGVDVIEKFEAIRRAFFDLESERTDAVTHPLFDYPIPWPVCVGRVEAGSWASSVAGTLTAEWRLGVAPGETVAAVESAFEERLARVVADDEWLSAHPPVFERFSVQFEPAEIDADEPVVESLRAALRADGRDDDPVGATYGADSRHYVEAGIPTVLFGPGDIDQAHFPDETVEWDEVEVAREVIRETATRFLQSR, from the coding sequence ATGGACCTGCGCGACTTCGTGGACACGCTGCTCCGGTTCGAGAGCGTCGCCCGGGCCGAGGCCCCGGCTCAGCAGTGGGTCAAAAACCGGCTACACGACTTCGGCTTCGACACCCACGAGTGGACCGCCGACCCGGCGCGCCTGGCCGAACACCCGTCGTTTCCCGACGACCCCGACGACATCGACGCGGCGAACCGCCCGAGCGTCGCCGGCGTGGTCGAGTTCGGCGACCCCGACGCGGGCCGGACGCTCGTCCTCAACGGCCACGTCGACGTGGTGCCCGCCGACAGGGAACTGTGGACCCACGACCCGTTTGTACCCGACTGGGACGACGACGCGGGCACCGTCAGCGCCCGCGGCGCGGCCGACATGAAAGCGGGACTCGCGGCGTGCGTCTTCGCCGCGCTCGACCTCCGAGACGCCGTCGAGGCGGGCCGCCTCGACCTCGACGGGAGGGTGGTCGTCGAGAGCGTCGTCGACGAGGAGGAAGGCGGCATCGGGGCCGCGGCGGCCGCGCTCGACACCCCCTACCCGTTCGAGCGAGACGCCGCGCTCGTCGCCGAACCGACGCGGCTGAAGCCGGTCGTCGCCACCGAGGGCTCGGTGATGAAGCGGTTCCGGTTGACCGGGCGGACGGCACACGCGGCCTCGCGGTGGCGCGGAGTGGACGTCATCGAGAAGTTCGAGGCGATTCGCAGAGCGTTCTTCGACCTCGAATCGGAGCGGACCGACGCGGTCACTCATCCGCTTTTCGACTACCCGATTCCGTGGCCCGTCTGCGTCGGCCGCGTCGAGGCCGGGTCGTGGGCGTCGAGCGTCGCGGGGACGCTCACCGCGGAGTGGCGACTCGGCGTCGCGCCGGGGGAGACGGTCGCAGCGGTCGAATCGGCGTTCGAAGAACGGCTGGCGCGCGTCGTCGCCGACGACGAGTGGCTCTCGGCGCACCCGCCGGTGTTCGAGCGCTTTTCGGTGCAGTTCGAGCCGGCCGAAATCGACGCCGACGAACCGGTCGTGGAGTCGCTGCGGGCGGCGCTCCGGGCCGACGGCCGCGACGACGACCCGGTCGGCGCGACCTACGGCGCGGACTCCCGGCACTACGTCGAGGCGGGTATCCCGACGGTGCTGTTCGGGCCGGGCGATATCGACCAGGCGCACTTTCCGGACGAGACCGTCGAGTGGGACGAAGTCGAGGTGGCGCGCGAGGTGATTCGGGAGACGGCGACGCGGTTCCTTCAGTCGAGGTAG
- a CDS encoding DUF7119 family protein, producing the protein MTNDERRRTTEVPADRREPVGEPVVRGDPAVTGDRAREAVGFDPTDPDSLAEAARTVRSFSESTAGDDDHVFMLRGAAACAALVRGVGSYKRAAERAGGDVSVSFIRKWARVHDLPQSVRRHVARGRIAPTAAKHIARVSGDARLHLAWATLDAGLTVREVRRLASEVNDGTPAVDALADHGVDTGRLDVTLPADVYLELRRRASLEDTPPGDVVADALDDYLD; encoded by the coding sequence ATGACGAACGACGAACGCCGACGAACGACCGAGGTTCCGGCCGACCGGCGCGAACCGGTCGGTGAACCCGTCGTCCGCGGCGACCCCGCCGTCACGGGCGACCGCGCCCGCGAGGCCGTCGGCTTCGACCCCACCGACCCCGACAGCCTCGCCGAGGCCGCCAGAACGGTTCGCTCGTTCTCCGAGTCCACCGCCGGCGACGACGACCACGTGTTCATGCTCCGCGGGGCGGCCGCCTGCGCCGCGCTCGTCCGCGGCGTCGGCTCGTACAAGCGCGCCGCCGAGCGCGCCGGCGGCGACGTGTCCGTCTCCTTCATCCGCAAGTGGGCCCGCGTCCACGACCTCCCGCAGTCGGTCCGCCGGCACGTCGCCCGCGGCCGCATCGCGCCCACGGCCGCAAAGCACATCGCCCGCGTCTCCGGCGACGCCCGACTCCACCTCGCGTGGGCGACGCTCGACGCCGGCCTGACCGTCCGCGAGGTCCGCCGGCTCGCCAGCGAGGTCAACGACGGCACGCCGGCCGTGGACGCCCTCGCCGACCACGGCGTCGACACCGGCCGGCTCGACGTGACGCTGCCGGCCGACGTGTACCTCGAACTCCGCCGCCGCGCCTCGCTCGAAGACACGCCGCCCGGCGACGTCGTCGCCGACGCGCTCGACGACTACCTCGACTGA
- a CDS encoding nitrite/sulfite reductase, with protein sequence MPTDVERWKSEVYGNEIREHLLEFAEQGWDSIPEDERDAWFERFKWWGLYHQRNGQESYFMMRIGTPNGVLTPGQTEVVAEVADEYARGPAENPIFGNGYVDWTTRQSIQLHWIKLEDIPEIFDKLESVGLSTQQACGDSWRNIVGCPVAGKDKHEHVDALPVAMELNETFKGNDDHSNLPRKWKVSVTGCREGCGQGDINDLALEPATKEIDGEETKGFNIRIGGGLSRNEPRLARDIDVFVTPEQAPEVSGAISALFRDNGDRDNRYNARIKFLMDEWGAEKFRNVLQEEYVDFELETAGEDLRSEYSYNSGYADGGHSDHVGIHEQADGNYYVGLDVLVGRMGVDDTKELARVADEYGSGEIRITQRQNVIITDVPEEKLDALQNEDLLDHYSPDPHPFMRGSIACTGTEFCSLSIVETKNRQVRYARWLKENVDLPAGVEDFHIHLSGCTASCAQPQIADISLRGMKTRKDGEPVEALDIGLGGGLGENPNFAEWVTQRVPVDEVPGAIKNLLANFEERREGDETFREFVARTDEEELAELVEPEETSYEDPMMHNTKRTWYPYADDDGLDASPAPTRADGTPIASDD encoded by the coding sequence ATGCCCACGGACGTCGAACGCTGGAAGTCGGAGGTCTACGGTAACGAGATACGAGAGCACCTGCTGGAGTTCGCTGAGCAGGGCTGGGACTCCATCCCGGAAGACGAGCGAGACGCCTGGTTCGAGCGCTTCAAATGGTGGGGACTGTACCACCAGCGCAACGGCCAAGAGTCGTACTTCATGATGCGCATCGGAACGCCGAACGGCGTGCTGACGCCCGGCCAGACCGAAGTCGTCGCGGAGGTCGCCGACGAGTACGCCCGCGGCCCCGCCGAGAACCCCATCTTCGGCAACGGCTACGTCGACTGGACGACCCGCCAGTCGATTCAGCTCCACTGGATTAAGCTGGAGGACATCCCGGAAATCTTCGATAAGCTCGAATCGGTCGGGCTGTCGACCCAGCAGGCCTGCGGTGACTCGTGGCGGAACATCGTCGGCTGTCCCGTCGCCGGCAAGGACAAACACGAGCACGTCGACGCGCTCCCCGTCGCGATGGAGCTCAACGAGACGTTCAAGGGCAACGACGACCACTCGAACCTCCCGCGCAAGTGGAAGGTCTCCGTCACCGGCTGCCGCGAGGGCTGCGGTCAGGGCGACATCAACGACCTCGCGCTCGAACCCGCGACCAAGGAAATCGACGGCGAGGAGACGAAGGGCTTCAACATCCGCATCGGCGGCGGCCTCTCGCGGAACGAACCGCGGCTCGCCCGCGACATCGACGTGTTCGTGACGCCCGAGCAGGCCCCCGAGGTGTCGGGAGCCATCTCCGCGCTGTTCCGCGACAACGGCGACCGCGACAACCGCTACAACGCCCGCATCAAGTTCCTGATGGACGAGTGGGGCGCGGAGAAGTTCCGCAACGTCCTCCAGGAGGAGTACGTCGACTTCGAGCTGGAGACCGCCGGCGAGGACCTGCGCTCGGAGTACTCCTACAACTCCGGCTACGCCGACGGCGGCCACTCCGACCACGTCGGCATCCACGAGCAGGCCGACGGCAACTACTACGTCGGACTCGACGTGCTCGTCGGCCGCATGGGCGTCGACGACACGAAGGAACTCGCCCGCGTCGCCGACGAGTACGGCTCCGGCGAGATTCGCATCACGCAGCGCCAGAACGTCATCATCACCGACGTACCCGAAGAAAAGCTCGACGCGCTGCAAAACGAGGACCTTCTCGACCACTACTCGCCCGACCCGCACCCGTTCATGCGCGGCTCCATCGCCTGTACGGGCACCGAGTTCTGTTCGCTCTCCATCGTGGAGACGAAGAACCGGCAGGTCCGCTACGCCCGCTGGCTCAAGGAGAACGTCGACCTCCCCGCGGGCGTCGAGGACTTCCACATCCACCTCTCGGGCTGTACGGCCTCCTGCGCCCAGCCGCAGATTGCGGACATCAGCCTCCGCGGCATGAAGACCCGCAAGGACGGCGAACCGGTCGAGGCGCTCGACATCGGCCTCGGCGGCGGCCTCGGCGAGAACCCGAACTTCGCCGAGTGGGTCACCCAGCGCGTCCCCGTCGACGAAGTGCCGGGTGCCATCAAGAACCTGCTCGCGAACTTCGAGGAGCGCCGCGAGGGCGACGAGACGTTCCGCGAGTTCGTCGCCCGGACGGACGAAGAGGAGCTGGCCGAACTAGTCGAACCCGAAGAGACCAGCTACGAGGACCCGATGATGCACAACACGAAGCGCACGTGGTACCCCTACGCCGACGACGACGGCCTCGACGCGAGTCCCGCGCCGACCCGCGCCGACGGCACGCCCATCGCGAGCGACGACTGA
- a CDS encoding DUF6360 family protein — protein MPDRILKVNAYTTLDLVDASATGHDFEESAFAVCNVTSPRKRPDEITLELELDWTQLDALAPHADKLTLSPEEARKIAADLEEHADRVEAEQQD, from the coding sequence ATGCCAGACCGAATCCTGAAGGTCAACGCCTACACGACGCTGGACCTCGTCGACGCGTCGGCGACGGGCCACGACTTCGAGGAGTCGGCGTTCGCCGTGTGCAACGTCACCTCGCCGCGGAAGCGCCCCGACGAGATTACCCTCGAACTCGAACTCGACTGGACGCAGCTCGACGCGCTCGCGCCGCACGCGGACAAACTGACGCTGTCGCCCGAGGAGGCCCGAAAAATCGCGGCCGACCTCGAAGAACACGCCGACCGCGTCGAAGCCGAACAGCAGGACTGA
- a CDS encoding DMT family transporter: MSRHRTLVLFVAAAVLFGTSFVGIKAAIGSVPPVLFAAFRVDVAAVVLLTLVAVRGGYWLPRTRADALGILASAAFVLGANNVFLFLGQQHATTGAAAVMYSIMPVASPVFAVLLLDDARISAVDAAGILLGLVGVVVIVGPESVLGGGSVGQALIVCSALSVAFGTVLLKRVGPSIGTLPQTAWAMAAAAVGIHAASLGLGESVAQVAWSPELVAAILYVGMPATAAAYPVYFALLSEAGPVRGNLVAYAMPVVATVTGWAFLGEAVSPATVLGFGVILSGFLLVQRESVARFVGLRGSVPAEAE; this comes from the coding sequence GTGAGCCGTCACCGGACCCTCGTCCTCTTCGTCGCGGCCGCGGTGCTGTTCGGAACCTCCTTCGTCGGCATCAAAGCCGCCATCGGGTCGGTCCCGCCGGTGCTGTTCGCCGCCTTCCGCGTCGACGTCGCCGCCGTCGTTCTCCTGACGCTCGTCGCCGTCCGCGGCGGCTACTGGCTCCCGCGGACCCGCGCCGACGCGCTCGGCATCCTCGCCAGCGCCGCGTTCGTCCTCGGGGCGAACAACGTGTTTCTCTTCCTCGGCCAACAGCACGCGACGACCGGCGCGGCGGCCGTGATGTACAGCATCATGCCCGTCGCCTCCCCGGTGTTCGCCGTGTTACTCCTCGACGACGCGCGCATCTCGGCTGTCGACGCCGCCGGCATCCTGCTCGGACTCGTCGGCGTCGTCGTCATCGTCGGCCCCGAGAGCGTCCTCGGCGGCGGGAGCGTCGGACAGGCGCTCATCGTCTGTTCGGCGCTGTCGGTCGCCTTCGGGACCGTGCTCCTCAAGCGCGTCGGGCCGTCCATCGGGACGCTCCCGCAGACCGCGTGGGCGATGGCGGCCGCCGCCGTCGGCATCCACGCCGCCAGCCTCGGTCTCGGCGAGTCGGTCGCGCAGGTCGCCTGGTCGCCGGAGCTCGTCGCCGCGATTCTCTACGTCGGTATGCCCGCGACCGCCGCGGCCTACCCGGTCTACTTCGCGCTCCTCTCGGAGGCCGGCCCGGTCCGCGGCAACCTCGTCGCCTACGCGATGCCGGTCGTCGCCACCGTCACCGGCTGGGCGTTCCTCGGTGAGGCCGTCTCGCCGGCGACCGTCCTCGGCTTCGGGGTCATCCTCTCGGGGTTCCTCCTCGTGCAGCGCGAGAGCGTGGCTCGGTTCGTCGGCCTCCGGGGGAGCGTCCCCGCGGAAGCCGAATAG
- a CDS encoding DMT family transporter gives MTRTTWRNVPTTPLLFVALAAMWGTSFVAIEVGLEFFPTLSFAALRYELAGLVMLAYACYSTDRWRPKTRDELLATAIGAVFIIAAYHGLLYLGQEHVPGAVASIIISLSPILTAVFASVILTRGSLGKTGTVGLLAGFAGAVLVADPVSAFSGSSGSAQGLSIVLIFLAAVSFALGAVLTRPLRSDLPVQSMQAWSMLGGGVLLHGWALVRGESLSTIELAPVGIASFLYLTLVSGAVAFLLYFELLDRLGPTELNLIGYVEPVVAALMSWVLLGHVIDTTALVGFGAIFFGFAAMKKETLVSVAVAVRRRVAA, from the coding sequence ATGACGCGAACCACTTGGAGAAACGTTCCGACGACGCCCCTGCTTTTCGTCGCGCTCGCGGCGATGTGGGGCACCTCGTTCGTCGCCATCGAGGTCGGCCTGGAGTTCTTCCCGACGCTCTCTTTCGCCGCGCTCCGCTACGAACTCGCGGGGCTCGTGATGCTGGCGTACGCCTGCTACTCGACCGACCGCTGGCGGCCGAAGACGAGGGACGAACTGCTCGCGACCGCCATCGGCGCGGTGTTCATCATCGCCGCCTACCACGGCCTGCTCTACCTCGGACAGGAACACGTCCCCGGCGCGGTGGCCTCTATCATCATTAGCCTCTCGCCTATCCTGACTGCGGTCTTCGCCTCCGTTATCCTCACCAGGGGGTCGCTGGGGAAGACCGGGACGGTCGGGCTGCTCGCCGGCTTCGCCGGTGCCGTGCTCGTGGCCGACCCAGTCTCGGCGTTCTCGGGGTCGTCCGGGTCGGCGCAGGGACTCAGCATCGTCCTCATCTTCCTCGCCGCGGTGTCGTTCGCGCTCGGCGCGGTCCTCACCCGCCCGCTCCGGAGTGACCTCCCGGTCCAGTCGATGCAGGCGTGGTCGATGCTCGGCGGCGGCGTCCTGCTTCACGGCTGGGCACTCGTCCGCGGCGAGTCGCTTTCCACTATCGAGCTCGCCCCCGTCGGCATCGCGTCGTTCCTCTACCTGACGCTCGTCTCCGGCGCGGTGGCGTTCCTCCTCTACTTCGAGCTTCTGGACCGCCTCGGCCCGACCGAACTCAACCTCATCGGCTACGTCGAGCCCGTGGTCGCGGCGCTCATGAGTTGGGTGCTCCTCGGCCACGTCATCGACACGACGGCGCTCGTCGGCTTCGGAGCCATCTTCTTCGGCTTCGCGGCGATGAAAAAGGAGACGCTGGTGTCCGTCGCCGTCGCGGTCCGGCGGCGGGTCGCGGCCTAA
- a CDS encoding Lrp/AsnC family transcriptional regulator, translating into MDERDVRLLKAIADLGTGSPEKLHEATDIPVSTIHYRLNNLKDDGVIENDLYDIDLEAFGLGVTVVVEVLADYSGSYEEVGNKLLEIEGVTQLYFTMGETDFIVVAHLADSDRVERLISDFEATPEVERTNSTFVISSMRDSHRALQSYTLETLLDELGIED; encoded by the coding sequence ATGGACGAACGCGACGTGCGCCTGTTGAAGGCCATCGCGGACCTCGGGACGGGCAGTCCCGAGAAGCTACACGAAGCGACAGACATCCCTGTGTCGACCATCCACTACCGCCTGAACAACCTGAAAGACGACGGCGTCATCGAGAACGACCTCTACGACATCGACCTAGAGGCGTTCGGACTCGGCGTCACCGTGGTCGTGGAAGTGCTGGCGGATTACAGCGGGTCGTACGAGGAAGTCGGGAACAAGCTGCTGGAGATAGAGGGCGTCACGCAACTCTACTTCACGATGGGGGAGACGGACTTCATCGTCGTCGCCCATCTCGCGGACTCCGACCGCGTGGAGCGCCTCATCAGCGACTTCGAGGCGACGCCGGAAGTCGAGCGAACGAACTCGACGTTCGTCATCTCCTCGATGCGCGACAGCCACCGGGCGCTCCAGAGCTACACGCTGGAGACGCTCCTCGACGAGTTGGGTATCGAGGACTGA